From one Mesoplodon densirostris isolate mMesDen1 chromosome 19, mMesDen1 primary haplotype, whole genome shotgun sequence genomic stretch:
- the LOC132479922 gene encoding small integral membrane protein 30-like encodes MILVSTQLFLVLFSLLLVLPVEAVEARDAIALVLSITGICACLGVCARRRNGQI; translated from the coding sequence ATGATCTTAGTTTCAACACAATTGTTCCTAGTCCTCTTTTCATTGCTTTTGGTGCTGCCTGTTGAAGCAGTAGAAGCCAGAGATGCAATCGCTCTCGTTCTCAGTATTACAGGCATTTGTGCTTGTTTGGGGGTATGTGCACGAAGGAGAAATGGACAGATCTGA